Part of the Zingiber officinale cultivar Zhangliang chromosome 8A, Zo_v1.1, whole genome shotgun sequence genome, GCCAGGGCGTCGTGCGCCTCAATAACGCTGGCGCGGAGGTACCAGAGCTTGGGGGAGTGGTAGACCTTGGAGCGGGAACCGACGTGGGTGGGCGCGTCGGCCTTCCACGCGTCGGGAAACGACTCATCTGCCTGGGTGCCGATCCAGGTGGCGACCATGAGATCGCCGGATCGACCAGAAAAACCCTCGAGGCGGTACCACTGCAGGGCCAGTGGGCTATCCGGTGGGTCGCGCAGCGGGATCTCCGAAACGTCGAAGCGCACTCCGCCGAGAAAGTGATCATCCTCCTCGTCGTGGGTGTCGGAGTCCGGCGGTAGATCCCACACGGAGATCTCCAGGGCGGAGGGGTCGGCGGCGGCCGCTGATGCGTCGCGAATGAATGCGAAGGTCTGATTCCATTCGAAGAAGACCGACCGCAAGGCCGTCCTCGTGCTGACTTGGCGGCCGTAGGCAGCCACCCGGACGTGCGGCTTCGCGTCGCCGGGAAGGGCTCGGCTTCGAACGACCCGTACGAAGAGGTACTGCATCTTGTCCACCAGGTCGTACTTGGAGCGCTCCGCGACCTCCGGGGACCGCACCACCGGTGGAGCCATTTGCTTCGGGCGCGGAGCCCACATCGGGGCGGCCTCTTTCTCCGCTCCCACCGCCGGAGCTGCGGCTTCTTCCGCGCTGAGCTTCGCCGGCGGCAGCGTCGGATTGGCTTCGACCGTCTCCGAAACATTCTCGGCCGCTGGTTCCTGCGAACGAACGGGTTCAGCTGGCTTTTCGGCGTCAGCAGCTGCAGCTTCCGGCGATTTTTCAGGTTCGGGCTTTTCGTCAAGCACTTTCTCTGCAGCAGCCACCAGCGGCTCTTCCGCCTCATTAGCACCCGTCTCCACCGGATTCTCTGGCGGCGCCGGAGGTGCCGGTTCGGGAACCGGTTCGTCGACATAATACATTTTCAGGTCAATCTCACCTCGAACCCAACCGAAGAAGTTCTTCTTCTGCAGCGGAAAGCCGACAGCAGCCTCCTCCCCCTTCCTCACCACCTTCTTTGGGTCGATCTTCACCCGCCCGAGGAAATTATTCCGGCTACTCGGCCCGGCGCGCCGGTCGTGGTAGACCTCAACCTCGATCGGCTCCCCGGCGTCGTCGACGGGCCCAATTAGCGCGAACTCCAAGGCCTCATTCCACGCCGGATTCAGATCCCGGAGCACCGTCTGCGTCTTCTTCCGCTTCCCATCGAAATCAACAACCACATAGGGACTCGAAGACCCAGTCCCATCCTTGGGCAGCAAATCGTGAGCTTCCACCACCTCCACAACCAGCTTCCTCGCCACGGAGGCCATGGAAGTAGGATGAGGAGCTCCTGAAGCTATATAGAAAGATCCTTAGTGGAATCCCTAGCTCTGCAAAAGCTGTGGTTTCCTTGACGCCCAAGGAGCCACTTTTGATCTTTAATGGCCGCATAGCGTTCTCACCTTCGCCTTTTTGAGGGGGCGGGAGATTCGCCGCGCCATTTTTAATCCGACCTTTCGCTTTTGGAGATCGGATTCAGCGGGGAGAAAGGAGGAGGCGAGGGAGGAGTGTGTCAGCTTCTGGGCGGCCATGAATCAAAAGCGAAAGCTTTTGCTTTCAGATCTCCACCGGCCATGACGACTCTTTGTCCCTCATTCTGTCCCCAACTCTGTGGCACGTGACTTGCACGTGCATACGGCAATATTTTGAACATCTTGCAATTTACTCGACAAACTTTGGATTTTAACGGAAATCTAGTCATATTCTtattgttttattaatttttataaccAAGTATATTACATAGATTTATTATAATTGGAAATTTGTCCGGTTTATTAAAACATTTAAAAAGATGGACAAAAATCAAAAGACCCCAAATTAAACAAATCATTGTGAGGAtgtctttgttttttttaaaaaaaaaaataataggtgtacaattaaatattttatctcgAAAATATCTTTATTTTCAATACTATTATGATAACTACtattagctactacaacatgaaaAAATTATTAGGTGATTATTATAATATGTAACACTTAATATAATATTGTTGTAGTATTGTAAATATCAACAGGATAATTgtgtttaaattttataatttaagatcttgatgaaatcaacaataaataaaatatctAATAGGGTgcccttttatttatttatttttttaaagatacCTTTTCTATGATTTATATGACTTGGGCCCCTTTTAATTTTTGCTAGAAAAATTATGCTGGTTTTAAcagttatttttatttactattaTTTGAAATCTTAAATTTCAAGAAGTTGAAACGTATAGACGTGCTTAAATCGCAAAAATTATTCTCTATTTACTATCTTTAAGATTTGGATTAGAGGAAGATTTGGGAGACAATAAAATATCAGTCCTTTTGGACAAGAATAGTCTTTAAATCTTTAAAAATGGAGTGAGGGTATGTAACAAGGTGGACTCGGAAGGATAGTACATTGGAACAAGCTCGAAGGGTATTGTAATTTGACTACCTTTACTTAAACAAAAGGTTCATTTGATCATGGTTACTCCAACAAGTTGTGGATCCATCAAATTAAATCTTATCAATCGGTATCGGCTATACTATCCGGGTAAGCAGGAATCAAGCTCTATCAACAATATTTGAAATGAGCTGCGGACCCTATCCCCAATAAGTGCTTTGGCTAGTATTGACGATGAAAATCCAACCATACGACAGCACAACACGCTTGTTTCATATCTCACAATATGATATGTTGTCTTTGCTTATCCCCTTGCAAAGGCATCAGGTGGTCTCGGAAGGATAGTACATTGGAGCAAACTTGAAGGGGGCATTGTAATGCGATTAATGACCGTAACTCAAACAAAAGGTTTATTGATTATGCATGGCTACTCAAACAAGTTGTGCATCCATCAAATCTCACGATCGATATATGCTATCCTATCACGATAAACAGCAGGAATCAGGCTCTATCACCAATAAGGGATATCCATCCATACGATCACACAACTCATTTTATATCTCACAATATATATGATGCATTATCATTTCTTATCGCATTGTCAATACAATCAATAAACTCTAAAGGCATTAGGAAGTCTTCTTCGACAATCTAACCATCATAAAAATAGTTGCGTTGTGTTCTTCTTTCCACTAGAATCTGATCGATAGCAACACGTACGCTATCAAACAAACAGTCATAGGAATGGTTGTGGGTTCAGGCATGGCAACCCATCGGTGCTACAAGTCCACACCCTTGTCGAGAAAGCAGCTAGCGATGAATGGAATGACCATGCATAGTTAATTGGTAGAGATGATGAAGCAAAAGGGAGCTCCACTAGATCGAACTCGATCACCTCGAGAGGGTGTCTAGAGTTGCTACTAGGCTAGGCTAGCTAGTTGCTATTTATTAATTGTTGCTCTCCATCGCCCGATCGAGCAAGCTCATTGTCATCCTCCACCTCTCTCTCTGAGGTATCAATCAACATGGAGCTTTTAATGATTGTGTTTACTTGGAAGgttaaattcttcttatttttcttcCCCATTCAATCTCCAAATCAGGTAGAAATGGACTGAAATGGATATCGAAAACGAAAGAgataaatagaaagaagaaaaaaaatcaattctgttcattttatgttattttattttcataatttatcttggaaaggaataaaaggaaggaaGGAATTTAATTCGGtctaattttactattttatttcggtccaataaataaataaataaattctttataatTAGGGAAGAGGAAGAAATGCAATTATGTATAACATGGAAATGAATTTACGAGGTTAacaaacacacacacaaaaataataataaactaaaaaagaataatttaatttctttctttcGATCAAATTAAAggctaaattttaattaaaagagaCGAAAAAAAATTGAATCCCTACCCTGGAAGGGGTAAATCACAGAGGCCTATTCAGCCTTGGGTTCAAGTATCAACTCGGCTATCGGGAAAAGAAATCTACTATTGGTACCCTAACAAAGTTGGAAATTTGAATGTTGTGCTCAAAAAGAGCGATTTCTTTGAGCAAATATGCACCCAATGACGAGATCGAAGCAGGCAAGATAAGAAAAAGGGGGAAATGAATCGAAATCTAGGCGccgatcgaaaaataaaataaccatCTAGGCGCCGATCGAAAAAGGGGGAAATGAATCGAAATCTAGGCGCCGATCTACAGTTCTAACCATTAGTCATCGATCCTGTTGATTGCGATCGAAATATTCAGCAAAGTTGGAACTCTGAATGATATCCCCAACTCAAGAGAGCGATTTCATTGGTCAAATATGTACACGGTGACGAGAAACCTCGACTCATGCAAGACGAGATAAAAGGGGCGAAACGAACCGGTAACCCTAATCGGCGATCCTCGCGATTCTGAATCCGCACTTGACGGGCGACGCGGGGGGCTTTGACAGATCGCCGGATCTCCGCCGCAGCATCATCCGCATGCCGTCGGCGACCTTGGTGGCCGGATTGGAGTTGGACGATTTCCTGCAGAAGGACATGTGGTCGGCGATGGCGTCCCGGAGAACGCCGGATGAGCTCCGCCGCTGCCGCCTGCTGAGCTCGTCGCGCACGGCCTCGGCGCAGAGCCCGCAGAGCCACTTGCCGTCGAAGTCGGCCTTCACGCTGCCGATGTACTCCAAGGTGCAGTCCTCGCGCAGGCCGCAGCAAGCGCACTTCGCCGACTCGATCGCCATTGCTGCTGCTTCTGCCCAGAGAAGGATTGCGGCTTTAGAGGGGAGGCCGCGCATTTATAGCGTTGAAATGAGAGAACATTCACTTTGACCCCTCAATTTATCTAAAATTATTATAACTTCCTgtatattaaaaaaggaaattttcatttccataatttttataaggtttttataataataataataatcataatagtaataataataataattaaaaaatccccaatttatttttaataaaaaaaggaAGATATTCGACATATCTTAATTTGTCATCTGGTCTCATATTGGAAGACATCCTTAATTGCTATGCTACTTATCAAGATTTGTATTATTATCATCAATTAAATCTTGTTATGACTTAAGTAGCATAGACGACTAAACACTCTACCGATCGACATCAAAAATTAGATGAAAATAAAAAGATTATGACTTAAGTAGCATAGACGACTAAACACTCTACCGATCGACATCAAAAATTAGATGAAAATAAAAAGATTAAGTTTAATAAGTATGAAACTGGTAGAGTTGAgttgattttatattattttagctTCATTTATAATAAGTTCTCCATAATAAATTGAAAAAGTGGGTTAATACGTGAATTAAGCCTCATTAAATGATTTAATACATGTCGTATGGAGAAGGTTTAAGTTATTCATATCTATTGCATGTGTAGATTGAATAATTATGTTCATTAACATTGATGAGATTGTTAATGGATTTTGGATTCACTATGGATGACCCTTATAAAATGAGGATTGGCAAAAAGTCTGATTCAAATTGGTCACGCTTAAATCgaagtttcttcttctttctcttgactTCCCCATTAAGATGGGGATTTCAATTGTCGCCCAACTCTTGTAGAAGATTCTTTGTCGTTCTTGTAGGAACTTTATCGAGCGACCAGTAAGACATAATAGCATTAGCTTTGAACTCAGGTCCActcactaaaaaaaaaaaaaaaaaaaaataaaaataaaaaaatcaatcatttagggacgaatttagtaacaaattttttaaaaaaaattcgttaaaaaaaacttttgcaACAAAATTTGTGACAAAAAAATATTCGTTGTAAATCAGTCTTCCCTAAATTTAGCGATGAAAAATTGACTGATTTTGCGACAAAAAAAATTTATCGCAAACTTCTCTTCAACCGAAAATCTATTTTTTGCAACGAAATTCTAAATTCATTGCAATCTTCAACGAAATCAAAATTTGTCGCAATATGCAACGAAAACTGAATTCGTCGCAATTGGCAACGAATTTTAATATTCGTTGTAAATTGCAACGAATTCAGAATTTCGTTGCAAATCTAAGAAAAATTCTGAATTCGTTGCGGATCTGCAATGAATTTAGATTCATTGTAGATCTGCAACAAAAACTGAATTCGTTGCAGATTTACAACGAATACATGACGATAAATTTGCATCAAATCATTTTTTGTCGCAAAATTCATTGcaaaagtaataaaaattatcaataattttttctttttgatatttATCATATATATACATATGCTTAATGCAACAAAATTTCATCACAAATATATCCAAACATGTTCCATATCTCCAAATACAACTAACAAACAATATGTTTTATCAACCAAGTTTCAATACAACATATGACTAACAACTAACCAAGTTTTAGAATAGTCAAAAAtacaacaacaaaaataaatacaaccaaGTTAGAACAAAAATAATATCTAACAATCTCATAGTCTCAAAACCAAGGAAAGATAAAATAGCAGATAATCCGGTACTTAAGAGATCATTCTCATTCCAATCTTCTTCTGCTACCTGCATCGAAAATAGACAAATAAAAAGTATCATTTTTAACAAAATGAAAATCCTATAAACCaacaaaaaataaatatgtaAAGACTTACCTATTTTTACATGGATTTCCAATCATGCTTAAAATAAAATAGTAGtactaattaaaaatataaaaatgaaggTTTGTAAAtctcaataaaataaaaaatactaaGTACAAACATTCATGCAatatcgtcgtcgtcgtcgtcctcggcGGCATCATCACCAGTACCAGGAGGAATATAACTTGGACCAGAGCTAAATTGCCGCATAAGAAATTATTGTTGTCGACGCATTGCTATTATATCCTGATCCCTTTGTGAGATTTGTTGTTGTATTTCTTGAATTTGCTGATCCCTTTCATGTATTATGCCTTTTAAATTACTAACTTCTTCAGTTAAGTCATGGATATGTGCCGCTACTGCtggtggggtagaagaagaaaaagatctaCGAGGAACATGTTGGGTTCTGCTCATAGATCTCATACCTAATatccttcctcctttgactcctCCGGATGCTTCTAGCTATAACTACAAATTATTAGTAGCAGACGGCTCAGAAAGGGCATTCTCATCGCCATCACCTGAACTTCTCTGTGATAGTGATAGTTGATGATATCTCTCctatgaaaaatttaaattttaattatagcatgtacaaaattaagaaaatctaagttataaattaagattAAAGATTAAATCAAACCTTAATGGTCCTAGCTCTGTCTCCACTCTaagttttatctttttttttaaaagtccGAACGAAAGTATCTATAAAATCCAGCTCTTTTTCCAATTCCTTGGACTAAAAATAATACAGTTAGAAATAATATAACAATTtgaaatagattaaaaaaaattagatgtagagttaaaaaattactaaTCTGCATGAATGCTCCTCGATATTTATAGATCCTCCTGCATATGTTGCAGCTCCAGAATTATATGCTTGACTCATTTTATTCCGGTGACTCCTTTTTTTGCTCTCATCGCTTTGCCAATAATTGGAGATCTTATTCCAATTATCTGAtgtgatgaaggctatctttttcCCACTATTCTTGGCATGATTCAATACATGCCGAATGTGATAaccacatttttttaaaaaaattcttttaatttcctTCTCTTGATAAGGGTCCCAAGTGAATTGCcgctaaaaatgaaaaaaataattgattaCATATTTACTTAATTGTATCAAATATAAAATTAGTTGGTTATACCTTAAACTTGGACCACTAGAGTTCTTCTGTGGGTCCTGGAGCGCATGGAGTCCTCTCTCCAATAGTTATTCACAATTTGATTAATTTTGCGAATAATACTTACAGAATTTTTAAGCCTATCATAAAGTTACAAATAAACAATGTTAAATAATTACGAAGgttgaaaaattataatatttttaatacttACGAGTCTCCCAAAGGAACTATATACGATCGAGTGTCAATAATCTCAGTAGATGAGTGTCTGGCGGGTATCGACGACTGATGTGGAGAAGGTGAATGGGAAGGTCCTGTCGGCGAATGGAGTGGGGAAGGTGAATGAGATGGTCCTGTCGGTGACTGGCCATGCGAAGTTCTTGCCAGCAATTGACCAtgtgaaggggggggggggggggggggtcataGGTACCGTGCTAGGAGGCGGTGAATCAGTCTGGCCAATGCTAGACCTCTGTCGTCTATGGCCACCTCGTCGAAactaataaccaaaaatcaaaattaaaataaagtaaataaaaattttatgctTAATGAATAACAAACATAAATATTATCATATGCATAATGAAGATCTGAGAGTGCAAGAATCTGCAACGATAATATCACCTCTACTGATCAATAGGAAAAAGATACACAGCATAAACAGATAAAATATATAAAGTTAATAATATGACAGCATATAAACGACTAATTGAGCtatgaattttataaatttacagaaaaagttaaatttaatcataaaaaaaacttaccttacaTGTCAAAAATGATGCTCATCCTCCTCCTCGTCATCGtcgttatcatcatcatcatcattctcATGAAATTCACTGGCATCCACGTTTATCACTACGCCACTAGGATCTCTTaacgttggaataatatattcttcGGTCTGAAATATATTTACAACtttctcttgttgatatgcaatgtcttcccaacgttcctcaattttttttcggACTTTCGTTTTACAAACAAACCACCAATCAATTTTATCATGTTTCAAACTAGGATATGAAGTATAGAAAACTTGAATCGCTTGTTGTGCCAAAataaatggttcatatctcttatacaatcttttatgatttatttcaaccaaattatatcgtggatgcaccttcatccctctgaCAGGATCAAACCATCGACACATAAATAAGATAACTCGTATTTCTGGGTCAGGGTATTCTagctctataatttcatccagaaaaccataaaaatcattgcttgcacCTCCATCGGCGGATGACTGAACACATACCCCACTATTCATTGTAGTCTTCCCTTttccatattcttgagtatgaaaatatatccatttatgaaataagCTGGCCAAGTGCATACCATTGCTTTTGGACACCATGACAGATGGAATAGCCATTCTTGGtcaaggtgagcttgattagCATAAACCTAAACTCAAATGAATATGTTATTCATTTAAAAGTTAAGATATATGTAGACCAAATTTAGGTAAaactacttacatatgatttgaaccatgatGCAAATTATTGATCGCAGAAGCGTTCAAACTCTAGTGTTGGCATTTCAGAATATAAATTTTGGAAAAATCCTATtataaaaaattgaattaaacacTAATAATTTACGACATAAGGAAAACAATAGAAATTATATACTAACTCGGAATATGATAATACTTCTGGACAATTAAGTAAAATATATGTCTGGGTTGTCCGCCATTCTTGATCAGTTAAGTTTCTCTGTTGACATGAgccacttggtcgaccaagatagttaaaaattgagaatgagttcaaatttggatcaataggacctTCATCATTTCTTCTCGGTCTCCGTCTTTTAGTCTGAACGTGAgactcaaaataatatgatgcaaaagttgttacttGCTCCATAATGTATGCATTAAATATAGAGGCTTCAACATATGCCTTATTTTtgacttttttcttcaaatgatataagaatttGATTATAATATAGCAATTGGTATtgatattaatataataaaaatttatcaaTTTTTATGCATTAATAACAAAAAATAGAAGATGCAAATTTTACCTTTCAAATGTATACATCCATCAAAAATGAACAAGTCCTCCAACTTTAGCCTCATATGATAAGTTAACCAAAAGATGTTCCATTAAATCAAAAAAAGTAGGTGGAAAGATCCTTTTTAAAttacacaaaatgattggaatgtcTCTCTCTAACTTTTCCATATGTGAATGTgtcaaaactgttgagcaaatatcatgaaGGGAAATGCTTAACTCCGTAATAGCATCCCATACAAAATTTGGTAggagttccttaaaagcaataggaattAATCTTTCCATGAatatatgacaatcatgacttttcaaaccaatcaatttGCATTCTTGTATatcaacacatcttccaagattataGACATACCCATTAGGAAATCTCaatgatttcaaccattcacaaacAACACGTCTTTATTCTTTATTCGATATATAAACTACTTTCGGCTTTGGTTCCTTGCTACTTTCATCCACATCAAGAGTAGGTCATCTACAAATGAGTCACATATCCTTTCTTGCATTcagattgtcttttgtttttccaatgatatccatcactgtatttataagattatcaaaaatattttttttcaatatccattacatcgagattatgatgaATCATATTACTATACCAATATGGTAAATCCCATAATATACTTCATTTAATCCATTTATGTGTACTTCCATATTCAGATGTTATATCATGTGACTCTTCAATAATAGATGGAAACTGAAGtactctgtaccaaatatcttgaTCTGTCAATCTTAATGGTGGAGGCGTTCTTTCAATTCTATTTCTAGTGATTTCATCTTTATTCCTTCTGAAATTATGATTTAGTGGTAAAAAttgtctatgacaatcaaaataactcggcTTCTTCCCATGTTTCAATCTGATCGACTTTGATCTCTCTATATATATTGGGCATCCTAAGATTCTAGCAGTACTCCAACCAGACAGCATACCATAAGTTGGAAattcatttatggtccaaagaagagcagccttcatTACAAACATTTGATTAGTATGAACGTCATATGTAGGAAaaccttcatcccatagttgttttaGCTCTACAATCAGTGGCTGCATATAAACATCTATTAACTTCTTCAGATTTTGTGGGTCaggtacaaccaatgttaaaaacatatacgATGTTTTCATGCACACCTAAGCGAAAGATTATATggagttaatataactggccaacaagaatattgtcttcctgatttaccaaatAAGGCAAATCCGTCAGCACAGAGACCTAACCTAATGTTTCTAGCCTCCTTCGCAAATTC contains:
- the LOC122012405 gene encoding uncharacterized protein LOC122012405 gives rise to the protein MAIESAKCACCGLREDCTLEYIGSVKADFDGKWLCGLCAEAVRDELSRRQRRSSSGVLRDAIADHMSFCRKSSNSNPATKVADGMRMMLRRRSGDLSKPPASPVKCGFRIARIAD